The Streptomyces armeniacus genomic interval CCGCCTCCCCGCGCAGCCCCGCCAGCGCCTGCCGGTGCTCGTCCTCCAGGCCGGGTGCCACCTGGAGCGCGCCCGCCCGCAGGGCGATGAGGCTCAGGTCGTGGCCGAGCGCGTCGTGCATGTCCTCGGCGATACGGGCGCGTTCGCGCAGCCGGGCCTGTTCGGCGACGATGCGCTGCTCGCGTTCGAGCCGTTCGGCGCGGTCCCAGCCGGCGGCGAACAGCTCGCGGTCCTGCCGCCGGTAGCGGCCGACGGTCCAGGGGAAGACGGCGCCGAAGACGAGCGTGCCGGTCATGACCAGCCACACCAGTACGGGGTCTGCGCCCTGCCCGTCGTCCGCCGTACGCACGTACGCGCTCGCCGTCCCCACCGCCACCACGCCCGCGAACGCGACCAGCGCGGGGCGGCTCTGCGCGCAGCGCCGGCCGAGGAGGTAGCCGAACGCGGCGAGCGCGGGCCCGTACGAGAACGTGAGCAGCTGCGGTGACGCGGCCAGCGCGAGCGCCGCGGCCAGCAGCCACGCCGCGACCGGACGGCGCCGCGCGAGCCCCGTCGCGGCACCCAGCAGGAGCAGCCCCGCCGCCGTCAGCCACCATCGCTGCGGCGGCTCGCGGAGGTACGCGTCGCCGGTGACGACGGCCGCCGCGAGCAGCGCCCACAGCGCACCGTCCCGTACGAGCGCCGGCCCGGCCCGGCGCCGCGTGCTCCCCGTCGCACCGCTCCACACCCGCATCCCTCCGACGCTACCGGCCGGACCTGGGCCGCCGCCCCTGACGAAAGTCAGGTCCCGGGGCCGCGCCGCGAGGCCGCGTAGCGGCTATCCGGCCCACGCTGCGCTCCCCTTGGGGGACGTCGCGCGTCCGCGCCGCGTGGTCGTTTCGGCCGCGGCGCGCGCCGTGTCAGGATCGTCCGTGCCATGACTGCGACCACTGAAGACGCCGCGAACGCCGCCCAGGACCACGACTACACCGACCTCCACGCCCCTGTCGTCGACTGGTTCGACGCACACGCCCGTGACCTTCCCTGGCGCCGCCCCGAGGCCGGTGCGTGGGGGGTCATGGTGAGCGAGTTCATGCTGCAGCAGACCCCCGTCGCCCGGGTGCTCCCGGTGTACGAGCAGTGGCTCAAGCGCTGGCCCCGGCCCGCCGACCTGGCCGCCGAGCCGTCGGGGGAGGCCGTACGCGCCTGGGGCCGCCTCGGCTACCCGCGGCGCGCGCTGCGGCTGCACGGGGCGGCGTCGGCCATAGCGGAACGGCACGGCGGCGACGTACCGAAGGAGCACGCGCAGCTGCTCGCGCTGCCCGGCGTCGGCGAGTACACGGCCGCCGCGGTGGCCTCGTTCGCGTACGGGCAGCGGCACGCGGTGCTGGACACCAACGTCCGCCGGGTGTTCGCACGCGCCGTGAACGGACGGCAGTACCCGCCGAACGCCACCACCGCCGCCGAGCGCAAGCTCGCCCGCATGCTGGTCCCGGCGGACGACGCCACCGCCGCGCGCTGGGCCGCCGCCACGATGGAGCTCGGCGCGCTCGTGTGCACCGCGCGCACGCCCGTGTGCGGGCGCTGCCCGATCGCCGACCGGTGCGCCTGGCAGCGCGCGGGCGCGCCGGAGCACGAGGGCCCGCCGCGCCGTACGCAGACCTACGCCGGTACGGACCGCCAGGTGCGCGGCCGGCTGCTGGCCGTCCTGCGGGAGTCCGACGCGCCGGTGCCGCAGGCGGTCCTGGACCGGGTGTGGCACGAACCGGTGCAGCGGGCGCGGGCCCTGGACGGGCTGGTGGCGGACGGACTCGTCGAGCCGCTGGCGGGCGGCGAGTACCGGCTGCCGCAGAGCCGCGGCTGAGCCGCCCGGCACCGGCCCGCCGCCACGCGGCGGCGGGCCGCGGGCCCGCCGACGCCTGCCCGAGGCGTCGCTGTTACACAACCGATGGGCAGCCGCAGGGTTCCCGTTGGTTCACTGCATGCGCTCCCGCAACACCCGCTGCCTAGGTTCTGTGACGTATCGCGAAAGCGCCCTACGTCACAGAACCGGGAGGCAGACATGGCCGCGGCAGAGGTCCTGGACTTCGAGGAGTACGTACGGACCCGGCAGGACGCCCTTCTGCGCAGCGCCCGGCGCCTGGTGACGGACCCCATGGAGGCGCAGGATCTGCTGCAGACCGCCCTCGTACGCACGTATGGTCGCTGGGACGGAATAGCGGACAAGTCCCTTGCCGACGCTTACCTCCGGCGCGTGATGATCAACACGCGTACGGAGTGGTGGCGCACCCGGCGGCTCCAGGAGGTGCCGACGGAGCACCTGCCCGACGTGGCGAGTGTCGAGGACGGGACGGACCAGCGGGCGGACCGCGCGCTGCTGATGGAGGTGCTGGGCACGCTGGCACCGAAGCAGCAGAGCGTGGTCATTCTGCGGCACTGGGAGCAGATGAGCACGGTGGAGACGGCGCGGGCGCTGGGCATGTCGCCCGGCACGGTCAAGAGCACACTGCACCGCTCGCTGGCGCGGATGCGCGAGGAGTTGGAACGGAGGTCGGCGGAGTGCGCCGCCTGAGGGCGGCGGCCGGGACCGGCACGGAACGGGAAGGCCGGAGCGCCCGGCGCGGCATACGTGCCGCGCTGGGCGCCGCCGTGCTGACCGCACTGTCCGCGCTGGTGGTGGCGCTCACCGCGTGCGGTACGACCGCGGGCGGCGTACGCGTCGAGGGCGCGCCGACGGACTCCGCGGCGCCTCGGTCCGCGTCCTCCGACGGCACGACGGCCCGGCCCGACGGGCCGCGCGACTCCGGCCCCGAGGCGGAAGCGGAACCCAAAGCGGAGCCGAAGCCCGAGGTGGTCGGGCGGGGCACGGCCGCGTACTCGGAGAGCGGCGAGGTCCGCGAGGTCAGCGAGACCGAGGTGATCTCCGTGATCAAGCGCGACCCCAAGGTCAGCAGCCATGTGAAGCGCGGCCTGAAGCCGTGCGTCGGCGACCAGTACCCGGTGGGCATGGACTACGCGCGCGCCACCCGCGGCCGGCAGGCCGACCTCGTCGTCAACGTGACCTCGTGCTCGGACAGCGTCGGCGTCGGCGCATACGTGTACCGGCGCAGCACGAACGGCGCGCTGGTCAACGTCTTCGCGGCGGAACGTCCGCCGGTCTGGGCCACGTTCCGGGACGGCATGCTGGAGGTCACGCGGGACGTCTACGTCGGCGACGAACCGCTGTGCTGCCCCTCGGGCCGCGACGTCATCACGTACGCGTGGCAGGACGGCGTCTTCCACGAGGTGGGCCGCGAACGCAGCGAGGACGACGACGGTGTGGACGGCGGCGGCAGCGGGGGCTCCGACAGCACCCCCGCGCCCCCGGCACCGGCGGCCACGGAACGGAAGGAGTGAGGCGGGCAGGCATGGGCGAGACGACGCATGTGCTCTTCGTCGAGGACGACGACGTCATCCGGGAGGCGACCCAGCTCGCGCTGGAGCGCGACGGTTACGCGGTGACGGCCGTCGGCGACGGGCTGGCCGGGCTGGAGGCGTTCCGCGCGGACCAGCCGGACATCGCGCTGCTGGACGTGATGGTGCCGGGGCTGGACGGGGTGAGCCTGTGCCGCCGTATCCGGGACGCGTCCACGGTCCCGGTGATCATGCTGTCGGCGCGCGCGGACTCCATAGACGTGGTGCTCGGCCTGGAGGCCGGCGCCGACGACTACGTGACCAAGCCCTTCGACGGCGCGGTGCTCGTCGCCCGCATCCGCGCGGTGCTGCGCCGCTTCGGGCACGCCAGCGGCCTGGGGCTGGCCGGGCCGCACGGCGCGGCGGGCGCGAACGGCGCGGGCGGCGCGCACCGCCGGTACGCGGAGGGCGGGCCGGAACGGCCGCCGGGCGGCGAGGCGGAGATCCTGCGGTTCGGCGAACTGGAAGTGGATACGGAGGGCATGGAGGTACGCACCTCGGGCCGTCCGGTGTCCCTGACTCCGACCGAGATGCGGCTGCTCCTGGAGTTCTCCGCGACACCCGGCACGGTGCTCTCCCGCGACCGGCTGCTGGAACGGGTGTGGGACTACGGCTGGGGCGGTGACACGCGCGTCGTGGACGTCCATGTGCAGCGGCTGCGCGGGAAGATCGGCCAGGACCGGATCGAGACGGTCCGGGGCTTCGGCTACAAGCTGAAGGGCTAGCCTGCCATCCCCGGGGCGCCGCCCCGTTACCCCAGGGCACCCGCCCGCCCCCGTCTGCCGTCCCCCGGGGAGCCCCCCCCGTACCCCCAGGGCAACGCCCGCCCGCCCCCCGAAAGCACCCCGCCATGACGCGCATCTCCCTCCGCACGGGCCTCCGCTGGAAGCTGAGCGCCGCCATCGCGCTGGTCAGCGCGCTCGTCGCGGTGGCACTCAGCCTCGTCGTGCACAACGCCGCGCGCGGCACCATGCAGGACAGCAGCCGCGACGTACAGGACGAGCGGCTGCAGTACGCGCGGCGGATCTACGACTCCACCGGGCAGGTGCCGTTCGGCGCGCGGATCGACGATCCGTCGCTGCCGTCCGCGCTGCGGAAGGCGGCCGAGGACGGGCGGCGGGCCACGTACCTGGAGGAGCAGCGGCACGGCGCGCCCGTCGTCTGGGCCGCCACCCCGCTGCCGGACGACCGGATCCTGTCGCTCCGTACGCGCTTCTCGGACCGTTACGCGGTGCTTGCCGACCTGGACCGTTCGCTGCTGATCGGTTCCCTGTCCGTCGTGCTCGGCGGCTGCACGCTCGGCGTCCTCGTCGGCGGCCAGCTGTCGCGGCGGCTGCGCAAGACCGCCGACGCGGCGAGCGAGGTGGCGGGCGGCGGCACCGGCGTACGGGTGCGGGACGCGATCGGCGGCCGGGTACGCGTACGGGACGAGACCGACGAACTCGCCGACGCCATCGACGGCATGGCCGACGCGCTCCAGGCCCGTCTGGAGGCCGAGCGCCGGGTCACCGCGGACATCGCGCACGAGCTGCGCACCCCGGTGACCGGCCTGCTCACGGCCGCCGAACTGCTGCCGGACGGGCGCCCGACGGAGCTCGTACGGGACCGCGCGCAGGCGCTGCGCCAGCTGGTCGAGGACGTGCTGGAGGTCGCCAGGCTGGACGGGGCGCGGGAACGGGCGGAGCTGCAGGAGGTGGCGCTCGGCGAGTTCGTACGGCGGCGGGTGGCGGTCGCGGCCCCGGACGCGCAGGTACGCGTCGCACGGGACGCGGAAGTGGTCACCGACCCGCGGCGGCTGGAACGCATCCTGGGCAACCTCCTCGCGAACGCCGCACGGCACGGCCGGCCGCCGGTCGTGGTGACCGTGGACGGGCGGCGCATCCGCGTACGCGACCACGGGCCCGGCTTCCCGGTGCAGCTGCTGACGGACGGGGTGCGCCGGTTCCGTACGGGTAGCGACGACCGTTCGCGGCCGGGGCACGGGCTGGGGCTCACGATCGCGGCCGGGCAGGCGCGGGTGCTGGGGGCACGGCTGACGTTCCGCAACGTCGGGCCGGGCGAGCCGAGCTGGCAGCCGGAGCCAGGTGCGGAGGACGCGGCGGACGCGGCGGACGCGGCGGGCACCGAGCCGGGCGCGGGCACGGGCTCGGAGTCCGGGGCGACCGCACCGGACGCGGCGCACGCACCGACCGCACCGGACGCGTCGGCCCGTACGCGGAAGACGGACACCGGGGCGGTCGCCGTGCTGTGGCTCCCGGAGTCGGCGCCGACGGACCCGGGCACCCCGCCCGGCGGGGTGCCCGCCGTCAGGCGCGATCCGCGCGGCCGTCAGCCCTGAGGCTTGTCCTCGGTGACGCAGTCGCCGCTCCACGGCTTCGACATGTCCAGTTCGTCGTGCTCGCGCTCCTGCGTGAGCGAGTACCAGTTCCCGCTCGGGTCGCGGAAGATCGCCTCGATGCCGTACGGGCGTTCCTGCGGCTCGTGGATGAACTCGACGCCTTTGGCCCTGAGTTCGGCGTACTCCGCGTGGCAGTCGTCCGTACGGAACGCGCCCGCGCCGAGCACGCCCTTCGTCACCAGCGTGACCAGCGCCTTGGCCGAATCCGGGTCCATGCCGGGCCCGTCCGGGCGCATCAGGGCGAGCTGTACGTCGGGCTGCTCCCGGGGGGACACGGTGATCCACCGCATGCCGCCCATGTCCATGTCGGTGCGCTCCTCGAAACCGAGCTTCTCGACGAAGAACTTCTTGTCGCGTTCCTGGTCGGTGGACCAGACGGTGGTGAGGGCAAGGCTCTTGATCATGCGGTGCTCCTGGGTGCGGGTGGCCGTGTGCCGACCACGTTAGGCACCGGGCGGTTCAGTCCGCTTCTCCAGAATTGCGCTCTTCGCCGGACGCTCCGCCGGTCGCTTCGGCGTCGCCCCGGCGGCCTCTGTACGCGGCCGGAATCCGCCGGTCCAGAGCATCGCGTAGCAGCCGGGGATCAGCGCCGCCCCGTTCCGTACGTGCTTCGTGCGGTACTCGCTGGGGCTCACGCCGGTCTCCGCCTTGAAGCGCGCGGAGAAGGTGCCGAGGCTGCTGAAGCCGACGAGGCCGCAGATCTCGGTGACGGAGAGGTTCGCGGAGCGAAGCAGCTCCTCGGCGCGTTCGATGCGGCGCCGGCTGAGGTACTGCCCCGGCGTCTCGCCGTACGCCGCCTTGAAGGCGCGGACGAAGTGGAAGCGCGAGTAGCCCGCATACGCGGCGACCGCGTCCAGGTCGAGCGCGGGGTCGGCCCAGTCGCGGTCCATCGCGTCCTTGGCCTGGCGCAGGGCGCGGAGCTGCGCCAGGCCGGGTGTCGTCATTTCTCGATGCTGACACTCTCCCGGGTGCCTGCGGGAGGTGCGCCCGCCCCGGATTCCGTTCCGGCACCGACGCAGGCGTCCATGCCGGAGTCGGTGACGGAGCCGGTGTCCGCCACCGTGCCGGAGTCGGCGGCGAGGTCGGGGGCGGAACCGGTGCCGGCGGGGGCCTCCGCCGGTGCCTCGCCCCCGCGCAGCGGGACCTCCTCGATGAACCAGGCCGCGACGAAGACGACCACCGTCAGGACCGCCCCCAGCAGGAACACCGCGTTCGTCCCGTCCGCCACCGCGTGCTCGTACGCGTTCCGCACCGCGTCCGGCAGCTTCGCCAGCGACGCCGCGTCGAGCTGCGCGCCCGCGCCGCCGGTCGCCCCGGCGCCCTCGGCGCCGAGCTGGTCCGTCATGCTCCCCTTCACGCGGTCGGCGAAGATCGTGCCCATCAGCGCGACGCCGAACGAGCCGCCGATCGTACGGAACAGGGTCGTGGACGAGGAGGCGACGCCCACGTCCTTCATCTCCACGCTGTTCTGCGCGATCAGCATGGTGAGCTGCATCAGGAAGCCCATGCCCGCGCCGAGCACGGCCATGTAGAGGCCGGACGTCAGCCTGCTGGTGCCCACGTCCATCTGCGCGATGAGGAAGAGGCCGACGGGTATGAGGGCGCCGCCGATGATCGGGTACATGCGGTACTTGCCGTTGGCGGTGGTGGCGCGCCCGGTGACGACCGAGACGAGCATCATCGGCAGCAGCACGGGCAGGAGCAGCAGCCCGGAGTTGGTGGCGGAGGCGCCCTGCACGGCCTGCTGGAAGAGCGGCAGGAAGGTCATCGCGCCGAACATCACGAAGCCGAGCAGGAAGCCGATGAGGGTGATGAGCGAGAAGTTCCGGTTCCGGAAGATCCCGAGCGGCATGATCGGTTCGGCCACCCGGCGCTCCACGACGAGGAACCCGGCGAGCGTGGCCACCGCCAGCGCGATCAGCCCGAGGATGACGCCGGAACCCCAGTCGTACTCCGTACCGCCCCAGCTCGTGACGAGCACCGCTGCTGTGATCGCGGTGGTGAGCAGGGCCGCCCCGACGTAGTCGATACGGCCACCGCCGGGCTTCTTCGGCAGGTGCAGCAGCGTGATGACGGCGGCCAGGGCGACGCCGCCGAGGGGGACGTTGATGTAGAAGGCCCAGCGCCAGCCGAGGTGGTCGGTGAGGGTGCCGCCGACGAGGGGCCCGCCGATCATGGCGACCGACATCACGCCGGCCATCATGCCCATGTACTTGCCGCGTTCCCTCGGGGACACCAGATCGGCCATGATCGACATGGCGCCGACCATCAGACCGCCCGCGCCCAGCCCCTGCAGCGCGCGGAAGCCGATCAGCTGCTCCATGCTCTGGGCGGCGCCGGAGGTCACGGAGCCGGCCAGGAAGATGACTATCGAGGCAAGGAAGGTGCCCTTCCGCCCGTACATGTCGCCCAGCTTGCCCCACAGCGGGGTGGACGCGGCGGTGGTGAGCGCATAGGCGGTGACGACCCACGACAGGTGGTCGAGCCCGCCCAGCTCGCCGACGATCGTCGGCATGGCCGTGCCGATGATCATGTTGTCGAGCATGGCGAGCATGACGGCGATCATCAGCGCGGCCATCGTGACGCGCACACTGCGCTGCCGGGGGCCCGGCGGCGGCGCGGCCTGCGGGGCCTGGCCGCCGGCCCCCTCCTGGCCCTGCTCTCGGTCCTGGTCCTGCGCTGAGTCAGCCATGATCTTCTTCACCGGCTTCGCGTCACGTCACTTCACGACTTCATGGAACAGCTGGGCGCCCCCGGAAACTTACTTGCCGCCCGGCTAGTAGGTACAGTGGAAAGATAGAAGCTCTACTAGCCGGGCGTCAAGTAAGTTTGAGGAGAGCGGTCATGAGCAGGGGAAACACCCACCAGCGGATTCAGGATGTGGCGCTGGAGCTCTTCGCCGAACGCGGCTACGAAAAGACGTCGCTCCGCGAGATCGCCGAGCGGCTCGAAGTCACCAAGGCCGCCCTCTACTACCACTTCAAGACCAAGGAGGACATCCTCGTCAGCATCGTCGACGACTTCAACCAACCGGTCGTCGAGCTCATCGAGTGGGGCCGGGAACAGCCCCGCACGCTCGAGACGAAGAAGGAGATCCTCCGCCGCTACAGCGAGGCCCTGAGCCGCGCCCAACCGCTCTTCCGCTTCATCCAGGAGAACCAGGCCTCGCTCCGCGACCTCAGCCTGGGCGAACGCCTGAAGAAGCGCATGTTCACCCTCTCCGCCCTCCTCGTGGAGGAGGACGCCGACCTGGTGGACCGGGTACGGGCCACGACCTCCCTGTTCACCATGCACGCCGCCATCGTCGCGATGCACGACTCCGGCGACGCCCCGGAGGACCGGCGGCAGGCGGCGCTCACCGTCGCGTACGAGCTGATCACCAGCGCCCACCACGGCGACTGAGGCGCGCCCCGCCCCGTACGGCGCCGCGCGCACGGTGCGCCGGTGCCGGTTGTCACAGCCGCTGCCGGTTGTCAGTGCCGCTGCCGGTTGTCAGTGCCGGTGCCGGTGCCCGTTGTCAGTGCCCCCTGACATGCTGAGCAGCACCTGGAAGACGTGCGAGGACGTACGAGAGGGCGTGTGCGATGCCGGTTCCGGCGAACCATCCCGCCGCGGGCGGCGCGGGCGAGCCGTCCGAAGTGGCGCTCCGGCCGTGGACGGACGGGGATTTCGGGCTGCTCCACCGTGCGAACACGGCCGAGATGACCGAACACCTCGGCGGCCCCGAGACCGAGGAGCAGCTGCGCAGCCGGCACGAGCGGTATCTCGCGGCCACCGACCCCGGCGCCGGGATCATGTACGCCATCGTGCTGCTGCCCGGCGACGAGCCGGTGGGCACGGTCGGGTACTGGGAGCGCGTCTGGCACGACGAGCCCGTCTACGAGATGGGGTGGATCGTCTTCCCGGAGTTCCAGCGCCGCGGCATCGCCGCCCTCGCCGCCGCCAAGACCGTCGCCCAGGCCCGCGCGCAGCACAGACACCGGCATCTGCACGCGTATCCGGCCACCGACAACCCCGCGTCCAACGCGATATGCCGCAAGGTCGGCTTCGCGCTGCTCGGCGAGTGCCGGGTCGAGTACCCGCCGGGGCACTTCATGCACTGCAACGACTGGCGCCTGGACCTCCGTTCGGTCTGAGCACCCCCGTCGGGCGCCCTCGGCGCGCCGCCGCCGTGGGCCCAACCGCCCACCGCTCACCGCCCGTTGACCTACGATCACCGGCATGGACCCGGCAACCGGCACCACCCTCGGCGTACGGCTCGCCTCCACCGCCGTGGCGCCGCTGATCAAGAAGCTGTTCGCGCCGCAGGCGCCCGGCGCCGCGCTGGTGGACGAGCCGGTCCGGATCTCCTCCCTCGTCTCCTTCTGCGGCGAGCGGCACACCCTCACGAGCCTCGACCTGGAACGGCTCGCCGCCGAGCTGGTACGCCGCGCGGTGCGGGCCGCCGGACCGAACGAACGGCCCGTCCCGGTCAGCGAGGAGGACGCCGTGGCCCACGCCGTCGCGGCCCAGCTCCGGGCGCTGGGCGGCATCAGCATGGACGACGTGCAGGCCGTACGGCTCGGCCCGCGCGCCTTCGCCCGCGAGCTGCGCCTGCACTCGCCCCGCGCCG includes:
- a CDS encoding TetR/AcrR family transcriptional regulator — protein: MSRGNTHQRIQDVALELFAERGYEKTSLREIAERLEVTKAALYYHFKTKEDILVSIVDDFNQPVVELIEWGREQPRTLETKKEILRRYSEALSRAQPLFRFIQENQASLRDLSLGERLKKRMFTLSALLVEEDADLVDRVRATTSLFTMHAAIVAMHDSGDAPEDRRQAALTVAYELITSAHHGD
- a CDS encoding GNAT family N-acetyltransferase, translated to MPVPANHPAAGGAGEPSEVALRPWTDGDFGLLHRANTAEMTEHLGGPETEEQLRSRHERYLAATDPGAGIMYAIVLLPGDEPVGTVGYWERVWHDEPVYEMGWIVFPEFQRRGIAALAAAKTVAQARAQHRHRHLHAYPATDNPASNAICRKVGFALLGECRVEYPPGHFMHCNDWRLDLRSV
- a CDS encoding SigE family RNA polymerase sigma factor, whose translation is MAAAEVLDFEEYVRTRQDALLRSARRLVTDPMEAQDLLQTALVRTYGRWDGIADKSLADAYLRRVMINTRTEWWRTRRLQEVPTEHLPDVASVEDGTDQRADRALLMEVLGTLAPKQQSVVILRHWEQMSTVETARALGMSPGTVKSTLHRSLARMREELERRSAECAA
- a CDS encoding A/G-specific adenine glycosylase → MTATTEDAANAAQDHDYTDLHAPVVDWFDAHARDLPWRRPEAGAWGVMVSEFMLQQTPVARVLPVYEQWLKRWPRPADLAAEPSGEAVRAWGRLGYPRRALRLHGAASAIAERHGGDVPKEHAQLLALPGVGEYTAAAVASFAYGQRHAVLDTNVRRVFARAVNGRQYPPNATTAAERKLARMLVPADDATAARWAAATMELGALVCTARTPVCGRCPIADRCAWQRAGAPEHEGPPRRTQTYAGTDRQVRGRLLAVLRESDAPVPQAVLDRVWHEPVQRARALDGLVADGLVEPLAGGEYRLPQSRG
- a CDS encoding response regulator transcription factor gives rise to the protein MGETTHVLFVEDDDVIREATQLALERDGYAVTAVGDGLAGLEAFRADQPDIALLDVMVPGLDGVSLCRRIRDASTVPVIMLSARADSIDVVLGLEAGADDYVTKPFDGAVLVARIRAVLRRFGHASGLGLAGPHGAAGANGAGGAHRRYAEGGPERPPGGEAEILRFGELEVDTEGMEVRTSGRPVSLTPTEMRLLLEFSATPGTVLSRDRLLERVWDYGWGGDTRVVDVHVQRLRGKIGQDRIETVRGFGYKLKG
- a CDS encoding VOC family protein, encoding MIKSLALTTVWSTDQERDKKFFVEKLGFEERTDMDMGGMRWITVSPREQPDVQLALMRPDGPGMDPDSAKALVTLVTKGVLGAGAFRTDDCHAEYAELRAKGVEFIHEPQERPYGIEAIFRDPSGNWYSLTQEREHDELDMSKPWSGDCVTEDKPQG
- a CDS encoding MDR family MFS transporter: MADSAQDQDREQGQEGAGGQAPQAAPPPGPRQRSVRVTMAALMIAVMLAMLDNMIIGTAMPTIVGELGGLDHLSWVVTAYALTTAASTPLWGKLGDMYGRKGTFLASIVIFLAGSVTSGAAQSMEQLIGFRALQGLGAGGLMVGAMSIMADLVSPRERGKYMGMMAGVMSVAMIGGPLVGGTLTDHLGWRWAFYINVPLGGVALAAVITLLHLPKKPGGGRIDYVGAALLTTAITAAVLVTSWGGTEYDWGSGVILGLIALAVATLAGFLVVERRVAEPIMPLGIFRNRNFSLITLIGFLLGFVMFGAMTFLPLFQQAVQGASATNSGLLLLPVLLPMMLVSVVTGRATTANGKYRMYPIIGGALIPVGLFLIAQMDVGTSRLTSGLYMAVLGAGMGFLMQLTMLIAQNSVEMKDVGVASSSTTLFRTIGGSFGVALMGTIFADRVKGSMTDQLGAEGAGATGGAGAQLDAASLAKLPDAVRNAYEHAVADGTNAVFLLGAVLTVVVFVAAWFIEEVPLRGGEAPAEAPAGTGSAPDLAADSGTVADTGSVTDSGMDACVGAGTESGAGAPPAGTRESVSIEK
- a CDS encoding sensor histidine kinase, with product MTRISLRTGLRWKLSAAIALVSALVAVALSLVVHNAARGTMQDSSRDVQDERLQYARRIYDSTGQVPFGARIDDPSLPSALRKAAEDGRRATYLEEQRHGAPVVWAATPLPDDRILSLRTRFSDRYAVLADLDRSLLIGSLSVVLGGCTLGVLVGGQLSRRLRKTADAASEVAGGGTGVRVRDAIGGRVRVRDETDELADAIDGMADALQARLEAERRVTADIAHELRTPVTGLLTAAELLPDGRPTELVRDRAQALRQLVEDVLEVARLDGARERAELQEVALGEFVRRRVAVAAPDAQVRVARDAEVVTDPRRLERILGNLLANAARHGRPPVVVTVDGRRIRVRDHGPGFPVQLLTDGVRRFRTGSDDRSRPGHGLGLTIAAGQARVLGARLTFRNVGPGEPSWQPEPGAEDAADAADAAGTEPGAGTGSESGATAPDAAHAPTAPDASARTRKTDTGAVAVLWLPESAPTDPGTPPGGVPAVRRDPRGRQP
- a CDS encoding helix-turn-helix transcriptional regulator; protein product: MTTPGLAQLRALRQAKDAMDRDWADPALDLDAVAAYAGYSRFHFVRAFKAAYGETPGQYLSRRRIERAEELLRSANLSVTEICGLVGFSSLGTFSARFKAETGVSPSEYRTKHVRNGAALIPGCYAMLWTGGFRPRTEAAGATPKRPAERPAKSAILEKRTEPPGA